One stretch of Thermanaerosceptrum fracticalcis DNA includes these proteins:
- the yabG gene encoding sporulation peptidase YabG encodes MSKIAVGDIVGRISHGSDVLFKVMDIIEGPDGSTALLRGLDIRLYADAPVADLEKKNPSDISKSRQEFIKKNSECMRRIFERRVVDKSRSFLRGGVTVKNPTKADDPEYFEIPGSVLHLDGDKDYLDLCMTTYSQLGIPAHGFHVPEEKQPQVVVDYLKEYTPDILVMTGHDGLIRNNGDFKELKNYRNSPYFVEAVRKARAFDPGRDDLIIFAGACQSHYEALIAAGANFASSPLRVLIHAFDPVFIVEKLAYSSIYDTLTVKDIISNTITGMDGVGGIETRGCFRLGYPKSPY; translated from the coding sequence ATGAGTAAGATTGCTGTAGGAGATATCGTGGGTCGCATTTCCCATGGGAGCGATGTACTCTTTAAGGTAATGGATATTATTGAAGGACCGGACGGATCCACTGCTTTATTACGGGGGCTGGATATTCGCCTTTATGCCGATGCCCCGGTTGCTGACCTGGAGAAGAAGAACCCCTCTGATATAAGTAAAAGCAGGCAGGAATTTATTAAAAAGAACAGTGAGTGTATGCGGCGTATTTTTGAACGGCGGGTCGTAGATAAATCCCGGAGTTTTTTACGGGGAGGAGTGACGGTAAAAAACCCTACGAAAGCTGATGACCCTGAGTATTTCGAAATACCTGGGTCAGTGCTTCATCTGGATGGGGATAAAGATTACCTGGATCTTTGTATGACCACCTATTCCCAGCTCGGCATCCCGGCCCACGGTTTTCATGTCCCTGAAGAAAAACAGCCCCAGGTGGTAGTAGACTATTTAAAAGAATATACACCGGATATTTTGGTAATGACCGGGCATGACGGTCTCATCAGAAACAACGGCGATTTTAAAGAGTTAAAGAATTACCGCAATTCCCCCTATTTTGTGGAAGCTGTACGCAAGGCCAGGGCCTTTGATCCAGGCCGGGATGACTTAATCATTTTCGCCGGTGCCTGCCAGTCCCATTATGAGGCCTTAATCGCGGCCGGGGCCAACTTCGCCAGTTCTCCCCTGCGCGTATTGATTCATGCCTTTGATCCGGTATTTATCGTGGAGAAATTAGCCTATAGTTCTATTTATGATACGCTGACCGTCAAGGACATCATCAGCAATACCATAACTGGGATGGATGGTGTAGGCGGGATCGAAACCCGGGGATGCTTCCGCCTGGGGTATCCCAAATCCCCTTATTAA
- a CDS encoding Veg family protein gives MSAKKVLADIKRDLEPFVGNKIRLRANRGRKKVIEKTGVLESTYPNIFVVRLDEKQIERRVSFSYADILTDAVQLTVYQGEEDIKIQARSC, from the coding sequence TTGTCTGCGAAAAAAGTTTTGGCGGATATAAAGCGGGATTTGGAACCTTTTGTGGGGAACAAGATTAGACTTAGGGCTAACCGGGGCAGAAAAAAGGTCATTGAAAAAACCGGCGTTCTTGAAAGCACTTATCCGAATATTTTTGTCGTACGCCTCGATGAAAAGCAGATAGAACGTCGCGTTTCCTTTAGTTATGCTGACATACTGACAGATGCTGTCCAGCTTACCGTTTACCAGGGTGAAGAAGACATCAAAATACAGGCTCGAAGCTGCTGA
- a CDS encoding CAP domain-containing protein has translation MRLSSRLVTWLLLCIFVIGVSTTVSTAPVQAQTITYTVGMQAMEGHPEIYELLINGEVVLRYRSMYEGFTAQERAKIILERIRNMGSDLVKAPVVTGRINGSPVVLVKERLLITVTEADWESNNSTGDGLAKVWAENLNKALKNDISRGNSVPQSQEPQNPADNGGTGDTGASQPGDTTQPGTGENTGAQINATAEEIKMLELINKERAAAGVAPLKMDNELVRIARLKSQDMIDKNYFDHNSPTYGDPFTMMKNFGVKYGYAGENLAGNQTVDNAHVSLMNSPGHRKNILNPNYTHVGIGIREGGPYGKMFTQMFISKN, from the coding sequence ATGCGTTTATCTTCAAGACTGGTTACCTGGCTCCTTTTGTGTATATTTGTCATAGGTGTAAGTACCACAGTTTCCACTGCACCAGTACAGGCCCAGACCATTACATATACCGTGGGCATGCAGGCTATGGAAGGGCATCCCGAAATTTATGAGCTGCTAATCAACGGTGAGGTAGTGTTACGTTACCGTTCCATGTATGAGGGCTTTACGGCCCAAGAACGCGCCAAGATTATACTGGAGCGCATTCGCAATATGGGCAGTGACCTGGTAAAAGCCCCGGTGGTAACAGGCCGCATCAATGGTTCACCTGTCGTTCTCGTTAAAGAGAGGCTTCTCATCACCGTTACCGAAGCCGACTGGGAAAGCAACAACTCCACAGGTGACGGTTTGGCCAAAGTTTGGGCGGAAAACCTCAATAAAGCCCTGAAAAATGATATCTCGCGCGGGAATTCCGTCCCTCAATCCCAGGAACCCCAGAACCCTGCAGATAATGGAGGGACGGGAGATACAGGTGCCTCTCAACCCGGTGATACGACACAACCTGGTACAGGGGAAAACACGGGTGCACAGATTAATGCTACAGCCGAGGAAATTAAGATGCTGGAACTGATCAACAAAGAAAGAGCGGCGGCAGGTGTGGCACCTCTTAAGATGGATAACGAACTGGTGAGGATTGCCCGTCTCAAATCCCAGGACATGATTGACAAGAATTATTTCGATCACAACTCTCCTACATATGGCGACCCCTTCACCATGATGAAGAATTTCGGGGTTAAGTACGGTTATGCTGGAGAAAATTTAGCCGGTAACCAAACGGTGGACAATGCCCATGTGTCTTTAATGAATTCCCCCGGACACCGGAAGAACATCCTTAACCCCAACTACACCCATGTGGGCATTGGAATCAGAGAAGGCGGTCCTTATGGTAAGATGTTTACACAGATGTTTATAAGTAAAAATTAG
- a CDS encoding glycosyltransferase family A protein, with the protein MWIAVIPAHNEENSIARVMENLVRSSIDKIVLVANGCSDNTCEQAIRSSVGKPIEILSFPEQLGIDVPRAAGAAYARSYHPKGIVFVDGDMKGEISYVVSELLMGIERGLDLALTNCYPFIYLRSSLANTVLKHRELLNRRLGLFNQLGLATPSHGPHAVSATFLQRVPVELLAIPPLALAFAAQKSLRIGVAAAISHNLLGSSYRNTEHAKLIAETIIGDCQLALSFVEGQPLDTILSQEKYSTGYQASRRFDLLQTFLDNL; encoded by the coding sequence TTGTGGATTGCTGTAATACCCGCTCATAATGAGGAAAACTCCATCGCGAGAGTCATGGAAAACCTTGTCAGAAGCAGCATAGATAAAATAGTCCTGGTTGCCAACGGCTGCTCCGATAATACCTGCGAACAGGCTATCCGTTCTTCTGTAGGGAAGCCTATAGAGATCCTTTCTTTCCCGGAACAATTAGGTATTGACGTACCCAGGGCAGCCGGAGCTGCCTATGCTCGTTCCTACCATCCTAAGGGTATAGTCTTCGTAGATGGTGATATGAAAGGTGAGATCAGTTATGTAGTAAGCGAACTCCTTATGGGTATTGAAAGAGGCCTTGACTTAGCCCTGACTAACTGTTATCCCTTTATTTATCTTCGTTCGTCCCTGGCCAATACTGTTTTAAAACACCGGGAACTGCTAAACCGCCGGCTCGGCTTATTTAACCAGCTTGGACTAGCCACTCCCAGTCATGGTCCCCACGCCGTCTCCGCCACATTTTTGCAGAGAGTCCCTGTAGAACTGCTGGCTATTCCTCCTTTGGCCCTGGCTTTTGCAGCCCAAAAATCCTTACGCATCGGTGTTGCCGCCGCCATCTCTCACAACCTTCTTGGCTCCAGTTACCGTAACACCGAACACGCCAAGTTGATCGCCGAAACCATCATTGGCGACTGCCAGCTGGCCCTCTCCTTTGTCGAAGGCCAACCCCTGGATACTATCCTTTCGCAAGAAAAATATAGCACTGGCTACCAGGCCTCCCGCCGCTTCGACTTGCTGCAAACCTTCCTTGATAATCTCTAA
- the rnmV gene encoding ribonuclease M5 produces the protein MFKEVIVVEGKDDMAAVKRACQAEVLITNGLGITKETLDLIAEAQKRCGVIILTDPDFPGEKIRRIIDEAVPGCRHAYLEQKKSGTKRGKVGVEYAKPQEILYSLQRARATEVSTQRNFSMEDLYLAGLVGDLQAGQRREKLGFYLGVGRCNAKQFLNRLNGYGITKSEFAEALKALEEGKI, from the coding sequence TTGTTTAAAGAGGTTATCGTTGTTGAGGGAAAAGATGATATGGCTGCCGTTAAACGGGCCTGCCAGGCTGAGGTCCTTATTACAAACGGTCTGGGGATTACCAAAGAGACGCTGGATTTAATTGCCGAGGCCCAGAAACGCTGTGGTGTCATTATTCTTACCGATCCTGATTTTCCCGGCGAGAAGATTAGGAGAATCATCGATGAGGCCGTACCGGGCTGCCGGCATGCCTATCTGGAACAGAAGAAATCCGGGACGAAACGGGGAAAAGTGGGGGTCGAGTATGCCAAGCCCCAGGAGATACTATATTCTTTACAGCGGGCCCGTGCTACGGAAGTAAGCACCCAAAGGAACTTTTCCATGGAAGATTTGTACCTGGCCGGGCTTGTGGGCGACTTACAGGCCGGCCAACGGCGGGAGAAGCTGGGGTTTTACTTGGGGGTGGGACGCTGCAACGCTAAACAGTTTCTCAACCGTCTGAATGGATATGGCATAACCAAGTCGGAATTTGCCGAGGCCCTCAAGGCCCTGGAGGAAGGTAAAATATGA
- the rsmA gene encoding 16S rRNA (adenine(1518)-N(6)/adenine(1519)-N(6))-dimethyltransferase RsmA, with translation MTEITKSKVMELLKKRGFHFKKGFGQNFLFDRNLLKRIVRGAEITPGDSVVEIGPGAGTLTSILTEAGARVLAVEIDTALIPILREILPEEKVTVIQGDILKVDLDQLTREKGLTHPYKIVANLPYYITTPIIMDILEKEYQFEIMVIMVQWEVAERLTSSPGTKDYGAITLSVQYYCESSILFKVPRHLFTPAPEVDSAVLLLKKRAEPAVQVKNREFLFKIVRAAFGQRRKTLLNALGSVQPGLHKEVLLQVLDEAGIDGQRRGETLSLEEFAVLANAWEERKSTL, from the coding sequence ATGACGGAAATTACAAAAAGTAAAGTCATGGAGCTTTTGAAAAAAAGGGGGTTTCATTTTAAGAAGGGGTTTGGACAAAATTTCCTTTTCGATAGGAATCTCCTTAAAAGGATTGTCCGGGGGGCTGAAATAACACCTGGCGACAGTGTGGTGGAAATAGGGCCGGGTGCGGGTACGCTAACCAGTATTTTAACCGAGGCCGGAGCCAGGGTGTTGGCCGTGGAAATTGATACCGCTCTCATTCCTATCCTCCGGGAAATATTACCGGAAGAAAAGGTGACAGTCATACAGGGGGATATTTTAAAAGTAGACCTGGACCAGCTTACCCGGGAAAAAGGACTAACCCATCCCTACAAAATTGTGGCCAATCTCCCTTATTACATTACTACACCGATTATCATGGATATTTTAGAAAAAGAATACCAGTTTGAGATAATGGTTATAATGGTGCAGTGGGAAGTTGCGGAAAGGTTAACCTCTTCTCCGGGAACAAAGGACTATGGTGCTATTACCCTGTCTGTCCAGTACTATTGTGAATCCAGTATCTTGTTTAAAGTGCCGCGGCACCTGTTTACTCCCGCTCCGGAAGTGGATTCTGCCGTTCTTTTATTGAAGAAAAGAGCCGAGCCAGCCGTGCAGGTAAAGAACCGGGAGTTTTTATTTAAAATCGTGAGAGCAGCTTTTGGCCAACGGCGCAAGACCCTGCTGAATGCTCTTGGTTCTGTCCAGCCGGGATTGCATAAAGAAGTGCTGCTTCAAGTGCTGGATGAGGCGGGAATCGATGGTCAAAGGCGGGGTGAAACCCTTTCCCTGGAAGAGTTTGCTGTGCTTGCGAATGCCTGGGAGGAAAGAAAAAGTACCCTCTAA
- a CDS encoding DUF3794 and LysM peptidoglycan-binding domain-containing protein: MALNVTTRKLKVENVVGEAMRQVNVVRNITLPVLAKKIESVDTKIRNVKFKIIEDKIIVEATLHKQIYYVECITGDVQEFTVPDERITEFVHIEGARPGMDARVSVEVEYCDVEAVDMAGDQGCHRVFQQTCILKIKAKVIEMVEIDVVTNVSGEGVTPTFRTITIDNVIGSGCEQFTVSDSLIPLPANTKKIKSIDAEIRDVEKKVIPNKVVVKGTIHKQIFYVIEPSGEVKETSANVPFNVFVPIQGAKEGQTVITDIRIEFIDSELVTRNHEKFVKETIVLEVCAKIIDRVTINIVTAVAGAEVETRRIKVERIIGEGCRQVNILADIITPMPARKVARVDARLRDLQGEAIPDKVIVKGTLHKQVYYVSAVDDQLRELSVDEPFTEFVHVEGAEKGDMVDVTGRIEFVNVEAAAATPTTHWRQTAVLEICAKVTETEEITVVTAVKGAVTPPPPPAPPCPPGTTFDYVIQKGDTLTSIARRFGVTVQAILAVNPQITNPNLIFAGRTIKIPCPPGMG, from the coding sequence ATGGCTCTTAATGTGACCACCAGGAAATTAAAGGTGGAAAATGTTGTAGGCGAGGCCATGCGACAGGTTAATGTAGTAAGAAATATTACCTTGCCCGTCCTTGCCAAAAAAATTGAGAGTGTTGATACCAAAATCAGAAATGTAAAGTTTAAGATTATCGAGGATAAGATAATTGTTGAGGCAACACTCCACAAGCAAATTTATTATGTAGAATGCATTACCGGTGATGTTCAAGAATTTACGGTTCCTGACGAGAGAATTACAGAATTTGTCCATATCGAAGGTGCGCGGCCCGGAATGGATGCAAGGGTTAGCGTGGAAGTTGAATACTGTGATGTGGAAGCTGTCGATATGGCAGGAGACCAGGGCTGTCATCGTGTCTTCCAGCAAACTTGCATCCTCAAGATTAAGGCGAAAGTCATTGAAATGGTAGAAATCGATGTTGTCACCAATGTTTCCGGCGAGGGCGTTACTCCCACCTTCCGTACCATTACTATTGACAATGTGATTGGCTCCGGGTGTGAGCAGTTCACGGTAAGTGACAGCTTAATACCACTACCCGCCAATACGAAAAAAATTAAAAGTATTGATGCAGAGATAAGAGATGTTGAGAAGAAAGTTATTCCTAATAAAGTAGTAGTAAAAGGTACAATTCACAAGCAAATCTTCTATGTCATCGAACCCTCCGGTGAAGTAAAAGAAACTTCGGCCAATGTGCCCTTTAATGTCTTTGTGCCCATCCAAGGGGCAAAAGAAGGGCAGACTGTGATAACTGATATTAGAATTGAATTTATCGATAGTGAACTGGTGACACGGAATCATGAGAAATTTGTCAAAGAAACAATCGTCCTCGAGGTTTGTGCCAAGATTATTGATAGAGTAACCATCAATATTGTAACGGCAGTAGCCGGTGCCGAGGTAGAAACCCGCAGGATTAAGGTGGAAAGGATAATCGGTGAGGGCTGCCGTCAGGTAAACATCCTGGCCGATATTATTACACCTATGCCCGCCCGTAAAGTGGCTAGAGTAGATGCACGCCTCAGGGATTTACAGGGAGAAGCAATTCCAGACAAAGTAATCGTGAAGGGTACTTTACACAAGCAGGTTTACTATGTCTCGGCCGTAGATGACCAGCTCCGCGAGCTTTCCGTCGATGAACCATTTACGGAATTTGTTCATGTGGAAGGTGCTGAGAAAGGCGATATGGTTGATGTGACGGGCCGCATCGAATTCGTAAATGTAGAAGCTGCCGCTGCCACACCTACCACCCACTGGCGTCAGACTGCCGTGCTGGAGATCTGCGCTAAAGTAACGGAAACCGAAGAAATTACGGTAGTTACTGCTGTTAAGGGGGCTGTAACACCACCTCCGCCGCCTGCCCCGCCCTGCCCTCCCGGAACCACATTTGATTATGTAATTCAGAAGGGCGATACTTTAACGAGTATTGCCAGAAGGTTTGGTGTAACCGTTCAGGCGATCCTGGCTGTTAACCCGCAAATTACCAATCCCAATCTGATCTTTGCCGGACGTACCATCAAGATTCCCTGCCCGCCGGGTATGGGTTAA
- a CDS encoding cell wall hydrolase, translating to MYKNRFVVGFVLVFTMLLTVVTPLWAAVTHTVRSGESLFILSKKYGVPVERIKKDNNLKSNTIVVGQKLQIETGTYVVKKGDTLARIAEMFGVSVTQLKSANGLKSDYIAAGQQLRIPGQYTASRSSTRPFTEEDLYWLSRAVYGEARGEPYVGQVAVAAVILNRVENKNFPNTIKEVIFEPLAFTAVADGQIYLKPDSLALRAAREALAGSDPSGGALYYWNPAKATSKWIWSRPIIKRIGNHVFAR from the coding sequence ATGTATAAGAACCGTTTTGTGGTGGGGTTTGTACTGGTTTTCACCATGCTATTGACGGTCGTTACACCCCTATGGGCGGCGGTTACGCATACAGTGCGATCCGGGGAATCTCTCTTTATACTCAGTAAAAAGTATGGAGTTCCGGTGGAGCGTATCAAAAAGGATAACAATCTTAAAAGTAATACCATTGTAGTTGGACAGAAACTGCAGATTGAAACAGGTACCTATGTGGTAAAAAAAGGTGATACCTTAGCCAGGATAGCGGAAATGTTTGGTGTCAGCGTAACACAATTAAAGAGTGCCAACGGTTTAAAGAGTGATTACATTGCAGCGGGGCAGCAGTTAAGAATACCCGGCCAATACACAGCGTCCCGTAGCAGCACTCGGCCTTTTACCGAGGAAGACCTGTACTGGCTGTCTCGTGCGGTATACGGTGAAGCCCGGGGAGAACCTTATGTAGGACAGGTAGCTGTTGCGGCTGTTATTCTTAACCGGGTTGAAAATAAAAACTTCCCTAATACCATTAAGGAAGTAATTTTTGAACCACTGGCCTTTACGGCGGTAGCTGACGGCCAGATTTATCTCAAGCCCGATTCATTGGCTTTGCGGGCCGCCCGGGAAGCCTTGGCCGGTTCAGATCCTTCGGGAGGGGCCCTCTATTACTGGAACCCGGCCAAGGCTACCAGCAAATGGATTTGGTCCCGCCCCATTATTAAAAGAATCGGAAACCATGTTTTTGCCAGGTAA
- the spoIIR gene encoding stage II sporulation protein R yields MMRQRVTFLILVLLMLFCLTSSLTIEEQVPALIRLHILANSDSPEDQILKYKVRDQIVKAMQEKFAYSQNLSESREILLENLPELEHEAEVVLREAGSTYNVKAVYGQFSFPTKYYGNFTLPAGRYEAVRLVMGEGAGANWWCVLFPPLCFVDGGNNAAYLEENIAKELKTVKHQSKIVKIKPAFKVVEMWQDTLAKIANK; encoded by the coding sequence ATGATGCGGCAGCGTGTCACTTTTCTTATACTGGTATTATTAATGCTTTTTTGTTTAACCAGCTCTCTTACCATTGAAGAACAGGTACCGGCTTTAATCAGGCTGCACATCCTGGCTAACAGTGACAGTCCGGAGGACCAAATTCTTAAATATAAAGTCAGAGATCAGATCGTAAAGGCCATGCAGGAGAAATTTGCTTATTCTCAAAATCTCTCCGAGTCCCGGGAGATTCTTTTAGAAAACCTTCCGGAATTGGAACATGAAGCTGAAGTTGTGCTGCGTGAGGCAGGTAGTACATATAATGTAAAAGCTGTCTATGGACAGTTTAGTTTTCCCACCAAATATTATGGCAATTTTACCCTTCCCGCCGGACGTTACGAAGCTGTCAGGCTGGTGATGGGAGAAGGGGCAGGGGCTAACTGGTGGTGTGTTCTCTTTCCCCCGCTCTGTTTTGTGGATGGTGGCAACAATGCCGCCTACTTAGAGGAGAATATAGCTAAAGAACTGAAGACAGTAAAACATCAGAGTAAAATCGTAAAGATTAAGCCAGCCTTTAAGGTAGTAGAAATGTGGCAGGATACCCTGGCGAAAATCGCTAATAAATAA
- the selA gene encoding L-seryl-tRNA(Sec) selenium transferase, translated as MSNSRLNELLRQLPAVNTVLVSEKGRELSAFYGHDLVAEATGQVLGVWRQRIIAQAGEVEPPSLAFLLKEIESYLISFAMPRLRRVINATGIILHTNLGRAVLSKNAQTAVALAASCYSNLEYDLGKGERGTRYAHVEELLIRLTGAESALVVNNNAAAVLLAMNTLATGKEVVVSRGELVEIGGSFRIPEVLKQGGATLVEVGTTNRTHLYDYQKALNENTGLILKVHTSNYRIIGFTRSVSRHELQKLARANGIPLMEDLGSGSLLDLSAWGFTGEPPVPQVVAEGVDIVTFSGDKLLGGPQAGIIVGKKEYIDAMKANQLTRALRVDKFTLAALEATLREYLRPEEAVRNIPTYRMLAAPLEELREKVEKIMRSLTFIQDKIEVQALTTQSQMGGGSLPGQTIPSWGIGIKFKTITLEEAEKALRQLPVPVIGYIERDTYILDMRTLLPGDDEVVIRSIYEIVS; from the coding sequence ATGTCAAACTCGCGTTTAAATGAATTACTCAGGCAGTTGCCCGCTGTGAATACGGTGTTAGTTTCAGAAAAAGGACGGGAACTCAGTGCCTTTTATGGACATGACCTGGTAGCGGAAGCAACAGGCCAGGTATTGGGGGTATGGCGGCAGAGAATCATCGCGCAGGCAGGAGAAGTAGAACCGCCTTCATTGGCCTTTCTCCTAAAGGAAATAGAGTCTTACCTGATTTCTTTTGCCATGCCCCGCCTTAGGCGTGTCATTAATGCCACGGGAATTATCCTGCATACGAATTTAGGAAGGGCCGTGTTATCAAAGAACGCGCAAACAGCTGTGGCCTTGGCTGCTTCCTGTTATTCTAATTTGGAGTATGACCTGGGAAAAGGTGAAAGGGGGACCCGGTATGCCCATGTGGAAGAACTCCTGATTCGCCTGACAGGTGCTGAGAGTGCCCTGGTTGTAAATAATAATGCTGCGGCGGTGCTTTTGGCCATGAATACCTTAGCTACAGGAAAGGAAGTTGTGGTTTCCCGTGGGGAACTGGTGGAAATAGGCGGGTCTTTCCGTATTCCGGAGGTGCTCAAACAGGGGGGAGCCACCCTGGTGGAAGTAGGTACGACCAATCGCACCCATCTTTATGATTATCAAAAAGCGCTAAACGAGAATACAGGACTGATCCTCAAGGTCCACACCAGTAATTACCGTATTATTGGTTTTACCAGGTCAGTGTCCCGCCATGAACTGCAAAAGTTAGCCAGGGCTAACGGTATCCCCCTGATGGAAGACCTGGGAAGCGGTTCTCTTTTGGATCTTTCGGCATGGGGATTCACCGGTGAACCTCCGGTGCCGCAGGTGGTAGCCGAGGGTGTGGACATTGTGACCTTTAGTGGCGACAAGCTCCTGGGAGGACCCCAGGCCGGAATTATTGTGGGCAAGAAAGAATATATCGATGCTATGAAGGCTAATCAACTAACCAGGGCCCTCCGGGTTGACAAATTTACCCTGGCTGCCCTGGAGGCCACCCTCAGGGAATATTTAAGACCGGAAGAAGCCGTAAGAAATATTCCTACCTACCGGATGCTGGCAGCACCTTTGGAAGAATTAAGGGAAAAAGTCGAAAAGATTATGCGATCCTTAACATTTATCCAGGATAAAATAGAGGTACAGGCCTTAACAACCCAGTCACAAATGGGTGGAGGCAGTTTGCCCGGCCAAACGATTCCTTCCTGGGGAATAGGGATAAAATTCAAAACCATTACCTTGGAAGAGGCAGAAAAAGCCCTTCGTCAACTGCCTGTCCCTGTCATTGGTTACATTGAGAGGGATACCTATATCCTGGATATGCGTACCCTCTTACCGGGTGATGACGAAGTGGTGATCAGGAGTATTTATGAAATTGTATCTTAA
- a CDS encoding TatD family hydrolase — MLFDTHAHLDDKQFAQDREEVIQRAKDGGVELIVNVGYNLASAKRTLALVEKYDFIYGSVGLHPHDAKDGDDRTLAELKRMAQHPKIVALGEMGLDYYWNHSPHEVQKEVFRKQIALAKELKLPIIIHDRDAHQDILNIVKEEGAKEVGGIFHCYSGSWPMAREVMKLGFYISLAGPVTFHNAQKPKEVVKEVPLDYLLIETDCPYLAPVPYRGRRNEPLYVAKVAEMIAEVKGIPVEKVAEATKENGKRVFRIK; from the coding sequence ATGTTATTTGATACTCATGCCCATTTAGACGATAAACAGTTTGCACAAGACAGGGAAGAAGTCATTCAACGGGCGAAAGACGGCGGGGTGGAATTAATCGTCAATGTGGGTTATAATCTGGCTTCTGCCAAACGCACCTTAGCCTTAGTGGAGAAATATGATTTTATTTACGGTTCGGTGGGGCTCCATCCTCATGATGCCAAGGATGGGGATGACCGTACCCTGGCTGAACTGAAGAGGATGGCCCAGCATCCCAAAATCGTAGCCTTAGGAGAAATGGGTTTAGATTATTACTGGAACCATTCCCCTCACGAGGTACAGAAAGAGGTGTTCCGGAAGCAGATTGCCCTGGCCAAGGAACTTAAACTCCCCATTATTATCCACGACCGGGATGCCCACCAGGACATCCTGAACATTGTCAAGGAAGAAGGCGCTAAAGAAGTGGGAGGGATCTTCCACTGTTATTCGGGGTCCTGGCCCATGGCCCGGGAAGTTATGAAACTGGGCTTTTATATCTCCCTGGCCGGCCCTGTAACTTTCCATAATGCCCAGAAGCCCAAAGAGGTGGTTAAAGAGGTGCCCCTGGATTATCTCCTGATCGAGACGGACTGCCCCTACCTGGCGCCTGTACCATACCGGGGGAGGCGGAATGAACCTCTTTATGTGGCCAAGGTGGCGGAAATGATTGCCGAAGTCAAAGGGATACCCGTGGAGAAAGTAGCCGAAGCTACGAAAGAAAACGGTAAAAGAGTGTTTAGAATCAAGTAG
- a CDS encoding 3D domain-containing protein — protein METEIRRPLRKWGAITVTIIAVVLFSVFFYITITHHTLSIPEIMNKAGIKLNPMDKVVGEFSKKKLPVHLAVVRVEESFYEQEEIVPFPKERQLDPSLKKGEIKVVQKGEDGLVRKKYLIHTENGLETDRKVVETEVLKEVKPEIITMGTKGTIMIASRSLVNPKKVLTLQATAYTHTGNNTYTGVYPRIGTIAVDPRVIPLGTRMWVEGYGYGIAQDTGGLIKGNIIDLFMDTKEDCLRWGRRNVKVYILE, from the coding sequence ATGGAAACAGAGATACGACGACCCCTGCGCAAGTGGGGGGCTATTACAGTTACTATAATAGCTGTAGTACTTTTTAGTGTGTTTTTTTATATAACAATTACCCACCATACTTTAAGCATACCCGAAATCATGAATAAGGCGGGCATAAAATTAAACCCCATGGATAAAGTGGTGGGGGAATTCTCCAAAAAGAAACTTCCCGTTCATTTGGCGGTGGTAAGAGTGGAAGAATCCTTTTATGAACAGGAGGAAATTGTCCCCTTTCCCAAAGAGCGCCAGTTAGACCCGAGCTTGAAGAAAGGCGAAATAAAAGTAGTGCAGAAAGGGGAAGACGGCTTAGTCCGCAAGAAATATCTTATACATACGGAAAATGGGCTGGAAACAGATCGTAAGGTTGTGGAAACAGAGGTATTGAAGGAAGTAAAGCCGGAAATTATCACCATGGGAACTAAAGGCACGATCATGATTGCCTCCCGCAGCCTGGTGAATCCTAAGAAAGTGCTGACTTTACAGGCTACCGCCTATACTCATACCGGCAACAATACTTATACAGGTGTTTACCCCCGTATCGGCACAATAGCCGTGGATCCCAGGGTCATCCCTCTGGGGACGAGAATGTGGGTCGAAGGCTACGGCTATGGGATTGCCCAAGATACCGGCGGTTTGATTAAAGGGAATATTATTGACCTTTTTATGGACACGAAAGAAGATTGTTTACGCTGGGGACGCCGCAACGTAAAGGTGTATATTTTAGAATAA